Proteins from one Ricinus communis isolate WT05 ecotype wild-type chromosome 9, ASM1957865v1, whole genome shotgun sequence genomic window:
- the LOC8262368 gene encoding uncharacterized protein LOC8262368: MERKNRVVDLSSFLLVEGTADSEADCEFLKLCQDAIMICDYDGDPEDDAESCSCDTSEVLESNDDQDCRDSDEADNKDCHGKQSWCKIWLENEELEYMSTEDGEATSDGTNLSKKIIDQMEDRHFWETCLAVGYP, encoded by the coding sequence ATGGAAAGGAAGAACAGAGTGGTGGATTTGTCCTCTTTTCTTCTGGTTGAAGGTACTGCAGACTCAGAGGCGGACTGTGAATTCTTGAAGCTATGTCAAGATGCAATTATGATCTGCGATTATGATGGCGATCCTGAAGATGATGCGGAGTCGTGCAGCTGCGATACTAGTGAAGTTCTTGAAAGTAATGATGATCAAGATTGTAGAGATTCTGATGAAGCTGATAATAAAGATTGTCATGGCAAGCAAAGTTGGTGCAAGATATGGTTGGAAAATGAGGAACTGGAATACATGTCTACTGAAGATGGTGAAGCGACTAGTGATGGTACTAACTTGAGCAAGAAGATCATTGATCAAATGGAGGACAGGCACTTTTGGGAGACTTGCCTGGCAGTAGGGTAtccataa
- the LOC112534514 gene encoding peroxidase 24-like, with the protein MRRNYNIILLYLSLLLLAGLDVSNGKGGGHGRDDHDQQNGRGHGHGSDKQHGGKKVNSCPQLETISRDITWGRVASNPTLPAKLIRMHFHDCFVRGCDASILLDSTGNTKAEKEAIPNRSLTGFDVIDDIKAKLEEECPGQISCADIIALAARDAVSFQFGRPLWPVAFGRKDGRISLESEATRDLPSPAADFKTLLSQFRSHGLDVTDLVALSGAHTIGVGHCVIIAKRLFNFTGIGDTDPSLDKNYADFLKKQCSNPPNPTTTVEMDPGSSLSFDTNYFVAINHKKGLFQSDAALLTNPEAARLSSNFENPNVFFPRFAQSMVKMGSIGVLTGKQGEIRKNCHFVN; encoded by the exons ATGAGGCGTAACTATAACATCATTCTCCTATACCTTTCTCTCTTGTTGCTCGCGGGTCTTGATGTGTCGAATGGAAAAGGTGGAGGCCATGGCCGTGACGACCATGATCAGCAAAACGGTCGAGGGCACGGGCATGGTTCAGATAAGCAACATGGAGGCAAAAAAGTGAACAGTTGCCCTCAACTTGAAACAATTTCAAGGGACATTACATGGGGGAGGGTTGCATCTAACCCTACCTTGCCAGCCAAGCTAATAAGAATGCACTTCCACGATTGTTTTGTTAGA GGCTGTGATGCATCAATACTGTTGGATTCGACCGGTAATACTAAAGCTGAGAAAGAAGCAATACCGAACAGATCTCTAACAGGATTTGATGTTATTGATGACATAAAAGCTAAATTAGAAGAGGAATGCCCTGGGCAGATCTCATGTGCTGATATTATTGCCTTGGCAGCAAGAGATGCTGTTTCTTTCCAA TTTGGAAGACCATTATGGCCTGTTGCTTTTGGAAGGAAAGATGGAAGAATTTCATTGGAATCTGAGGCTACTAGAGATTTACCATCCCCTGCAGCTGACTTCAAAACTCTTCTTTCACAATTTCGAAGCCATGGACTAGATGTTACGGATCTTGTTGCTTTATCAG GGGCTCACACTATTGGAGTAGGGCACTGTGTAATTATTGCAAAGAGACTCTTCAATTTCACAGGAATAGGGGACACAGATCCTTCGCTTGATAAAAACTATGCAGATTTCTTGAAAAAGCAATGCTCCAACCCTCCTAATCCTACTACAACAGTAGAGATGGATCCTGGAAGTTCACTCTCCTTTGACACCAATTACTTTGTTGCTATAAACCACAAAAAGGGCTTGTTTCAATCAGACGCAGCTTTACTCACTAACCCTGAAGCAGCACGGTTAAGCAGCAATTTCGAAAACCCAAATGTTTTCTTTCCTCGCTTTGCTCAATCAATGGTAAAAATGGGTTCCATTGGTGTACTTACAGGAAAGCAAGGAGAAATTAGGAAGAACTGCCATTTTGTTAATTGA
- the LOC8262367 gene encoding peroxidase 24: MKSSLVLLLLFCVALVYQVGVCCGGGLRKNFYKDTCPQAEGIVRSIIWKRVSANSTLPAKLLRMHFHDCFVRGCDASVLLDSTPKNSAEKAAIPNLSLGGFDVIDEVKSKLETTCPGVVSCADIVALAARDSVSFQFKKPIWEVLTGRRDGLISRASEALADIPSPFFNFSLLKQSFANKSLTVHDLVVLSGGHTIGVGHCNFFSNRLYNFTGKGDADPSLNSKYAAFLKTQCRSLADNTTVVPMDPLTPLSFDTNYYKILKLREGLFQSDAALLTDKGSSDIIDELLDSGKFFTEFAQSMKRMGAIDVLTGSAGEIRKKCNVVNS, from the exons ATGAAGAGTAGCTTAGTTCTGCTGTTGTTGTTCTGTGTTGCATTAGTGTATCAAGTAGGAGTTTGCTGTGGAGGGGGATTAAGAAAAAACTTTTACAAGGATACTTGTCCTCAAGCTGAGGGTATTGTAAGGAGTATCATTTGGAAACGTGTCTCTGCCAATTCGACATTGCCTGCAAAGCTTTTAAGGATGCATTTTCACGACTGTTTTGTCAGg GGCTGTGATGCATCCGTATTGCTGGATTCCACACCCAAGAACTCAGCTGAAAAGGCAGCAATTCCAAACCTGTCTCTAGGAGGTTTCGATGTCATAGATGAGGTGAAGAGCAAGCTAGAGACGACATGCCCTGGAGTTGTCTCTTGTGCAGATATTGTTGCTCTAGCTGCTAGAGATTCTGTTTCCTTCCAA TTTAAAAAGCCAATTTGGGAAGTGCTAACTGGTAGAAGAGATGGATTAATTTCCAGAGCATCGGAGGCTCTAGCGGATATCCCTTCacctttctttaatttttcccTTCTCAAACAGTCTTTTGCCAACAAAAGCTTAACGGTCCATGACCTTGTCGTTTTATCAG GTGGACACACCATTGGTGTAGGACATTGCAACTTCTTCAGCAATAGGCTATACAATTTTACAGGAAAAGGTGATGCAGATCCTTCACTTAATTCAAAATATGCTGCTTTCTTAAAAACTCAATGCCGAAGCCTAGCAGATAACACAACCGTAGTGCCAATGGACCCTTTGACCCCCTTATCTTTTGACACCAATTACTATAAGATCCTGAAGCTGAGGGAAGGCCTTTTCCAATCTGATGCTGCACTACTTACTGACAAGGGCTCAAGCGATATCATTGACGAGTTGCTTGATTCAGGCAAGTTCTTCACCGAGTTTGCACAATCCATGAAGAGGATGGGAGCAATTGACGTGCTCACTGGGAGTGCTGGAGAAATTAGGAAGAAATGTAATGTGGTGAATTCTTGA